The genomic region TTTAACATTGAGGAATGGTGAAATCTTATTCCTTCATGATGATTTACAGTGAGCCCTATAGGGAAAGCTTATGCCCTagtatgtttaaaattcaagaaaatatattttgaaattctaaaaaaaatggatTATGCTCCAATAGAATGTTTAagtattataaaatacaattaacattGCTGTAAGATATAGTTATAGCCATGCCAAATTCAGTCAAGGCAATAAAGAATGCCCCTTTCAGACAAAAAGATCAAATTATGCAACTGACACGATTCTAACATCCTCCTTACAAGCATGGTTAAAGTTCAAGGTGGATATACAAATATTTCCTATTGTATAAATACCAACAACCTTTCAAATAATCAAACACTGAGTTACAGTTTGTActgcattatattatataaaaaaaaaatattctgacacACAAAGTCATGCATTTGGCCCCacaaagtataaatattgtaaaatcatATTATCCAACAGGTATATAaagcatttacaaaatatactacagttttgatgttgataaatatatatatatatatatatgtgtatacaaATGTAAGTAAAACAAAGAGCCCCTTAATTAATATGGTAAAAAGAGTGATAAAGCAAAACTTCCATTATGtttaatatacatgaaaaactGGTTGGTCAAGATCTGGTTTTGAGTCATTCAAATTGCATAATGTAATTAAAAGCGAACAAAGCATTAATGACAGGACAGAACATCTTTCATATTTAGTCcatatatatcaaaacatacaacatatgttaaataacaaacattatgttaGCAGTTGACCATAGAAAATACAACTAAAAGATCAAATTCTGCACCTATTTACAACACAGCAATGAAGCAATGAAAATATGTCTTTTAAACTATGgttaagtatacatgtataactaatTGATGGATAAAATGGGTGACCTTGGCCTTAATTGGTAAAACTGATATGTCTGATGATTATGCTACAACTTGACTTTGCCCTTATCATGTGTGTTTAACAGTTCTGTATGTCCCCCGAGGGAAAGTTTATAAGTGTGTTTTCCCCATTTGATGCGGCGCGGTGAGATGAGAGCCACAAAGAAAACCCAGACAGCTAGGACCTCACGCAGGATCCATACTATGGTATACTGCAGCTTGGAGAAAGGTAATGGGCCATGCTGAAATACACAAAACACAGCGTTTCAGCCATAAACctataataattacattttctgGAAATATGAAACTAGTAAGGTATTCCATGTTCACTGTGCACCAACGATAAAAACAAACCACTTCAATACTGTCAGAGTTATTTCATGTTGCCACATGCACTTCAAATTCACATTATATTTGCATCTGCTAAAACCTCTGTGTTTTATGCAGTAGCAGCACATCAGGGGAGAGAATTGGCTTGAAAATCATCTAGCTGTTttgtttcgttttattattaacTTAAGACGGTGGAAATTTGTACttaaataacttaatatgtgGATGAGCATTGACTATGAAATATcactataatatattttactgctTGTACGTATGGGCATATAATATGTACTTGAAATGAACTCTTAATTCTGAAACATCAATTAGtataacaaaaatgcatttaaacattttcaataaatcacaCCGAGAATAAATCATTTACAGAGAATGAAACTTTAAAGTCtttctgaaaaatgaaaatattaactcTTTCTTTGTTCAATTTGAATGTTGTTCTAAAAggaaatgaaacattaaaattaaagccTTCTTTATGATCGTAcatcaaacatttataattaaaagatcAAACAATTGCAACTATGAATCACTTTCaaaatatcacatgatattacttcttaaaagaaatatgaacaTAACTGTATATTGAAAGGAATTAAAgcatatagaaaataaataataataataataaacaaaatatacaatatgtatgATTACACttgtgacaaaataaaattttgtttactaaaaaataaatacctttGATTTTACCTGTATCAATCTGAGAAGCAAGTGATCAGATATTAGCCAGAGGCAGAAATGGACAGCGAAGAAGATGTATGGGTTGATGCCAAGGAAGTGGTAGAATGCCCAGGCTGCATACAAGCCCAGGGGGATACACTCCGTCATGGGCTCCAGGAAGCCACTCACCAGAGGCATCATGTTCAACCGTAGTCGCAACCACCTAAAGGTAGAACATCATATTTCAACTTATATTGCTTGGTGGAGGGAAATCCTCCTGTGATTacctttattattatgttagtTATGGATATTatgtttcaaaagtttattGTACGAAAGGCCTCTGACCCGTACACAAACACAAGAGCATACATAAATGATACAAACGTGATAGAAAGTGACAATGACATGTAATGATATCAAACTTAAACttccataaaatagtttctttctttaaatgcataatatataaacattgtcaCATCACATATGATTAAAGCATTTGTACTAgacattaaagtataaaaaatttCTAAACTTGatagtattttacaatataaacattcatcaACAAAAAATGGAATTCATATTCAATATTGGTATTTTTTGTCACTATTATGCCTGTGTAGGCAAACCTTATGGGCAAACAAGGAATGCTAAAAATGACACAATGCCACAAAACTATGTTTTTCAATCAGCAcattaaaagtttttaatatcTCAATAAAAACAGTGATCTACACCTTGTTCCAAGCCCTTATAAGTTAAATCACGTTGCATCATTCGTAACAAAAGTTGTTGAGCCAAAACTGTTTTCCAATTATCTGTCAATTGACCATAATCCAATCCCAGGGTATGTAACCATGTTTCACAAGTGCCTCCTATATACTAAGTTTCATATAActacatgttatttttaactcATATAGTTAACCTTTTTTTGTCTATAACTATTAGCATTAACCTTgatttttctatttctagtaaCAGCAACCTTGAACTTACGGTTTTGAGGGGAAACCACCAAAATCATATAAACAGGATTTTTCTTGGAAAATGCACTTACTACAGTACAgttgatttataaattttcTGAGTTTTAAATACCAGGTTATTACAAAGAATTAAATTCATGGGTGATAAATGTATCATCCACCCCACCGCTTGATCAAGAGTACATACCTGACCATGCGGTTCTTATAACCAACTACTGCTGACTGGGCGAGGTTTTGTTGAGCCGGATAAGAGGACATCACCAGTCTGTGACCCCTGTGAGTGGACAGATAGAGAAATTTAGTGTAGTAGACTACCATTTGATAAGAGCAAAAGGCTTGAACTATTATAAATCACATGACACTGAATGATTCCTTAGCCTTAAGTTATTCATTGTACAAGTATATTAAGTTGACAATTTGTTTAATGATTGGATAAGCAGTTTTACATTCAGTAAGATATCTATGGACCTTATTAGTTTAAAAATTCCAAACTGTTGAAATGAATTGATATATTGCACGAGACATTTACACACAAAGGATTCAAGGCCACTTACTTCTCATGTAAAGCGTGTGTCAGGTAGAAGTCCTCTGCCAGATATTTGCCGAACCAGTTAAGACCGTGCAGCTCATCAAGGGCTGATTTCTTGAACATGTACGACATTCCCGTACAGCAACAGAGGCCCAGGATATTGAACGCAAGGTAGTAGCGGGCAAACGCTCCACCAAAATACGTCTGTTGAAGATAATGTTTCGTATgagtaaagttttatttttatcataatactTTAGACAGtgtaaaaaaatcagatttaatGCATTGGCCTGATTTCATATATTCTTACGTAAAttaccagaaaaaaatacaagccTGACACTATATGTTTCAGAGGAATATTGATACATGTTCTGCTAGCCTGAAAACAGTTTCACCAGGTTTCTACCCTCAGGCTAGTGCAAATTCATTGTCGATgtttaacatacatattaagTGTGTATACAGATGCATATACTTTAATTGCTGGACAGAAATGGCATTAAAACAGGCtgtgaaatgaaaatgacaaaagaattttcataaacaaaacaactaaAAGTATTATGCACACGATAAGACTCCCGGTGAACACCCTGCAGCAATTTGTACACTGTACATCAGGAAAACCCTCAGTTGACCCCTGCCTTTGGGGGAGTTTACAGAACAGAACCAGGGCTTTTTCGGTAACCAGATTGTCATGTGCAATCTAAATAATGGTTTGAAAGTTTGGGCTGACAATAATTTAGGAGTGATATctaaaataacaagagctgtcacagagacagcgcgctcgactattccgccgcttttcagtgtaaggattgaaaagttttggcgaaacatgcatggatcactgttagattagatttcaatgcaatacatgatgtgtagaggtattaacataaatgtggttacatgcaaaattttaaccagaattttcaagtgtaataataaagggccattatttgcaaaacacagttatctagattattcaattaggttgggtggttgaataccattgtataaagtctcaatgcaatacatcaagcagTTGCttagatattatcctatgtgtgctaacattcaagaccttaaccagaatttctaagtcccataataaaggggcaaaaattgtataatatgaaagatagagttatcttactttattaaataagaaggttaaatggttgggagcctgtgtgtgaagtttcaatgcaatacatgatgtatttgctgaagcattgacttaaaagtggttacatgcaaaaccttaaccaga from Mya arenaria isolate MELC-2E11 chromosome 3, ASM2691426v1 harbors:
- the LOC128227773 gene encoding ceramide glucosyltransferase-like isoform X1; its protein translation is MGLYSLLDEQTWSYIVFFLGVIALVLYAMSTFFIIVSQIGGRFILFKKEDTALISDNVPGVSIIKPLMGIDPLLEINLESHFSISYPKFELLCCVQDDHDPAINLVYKLKEKYPKVDCSLFIGGKDGIINPMVHNMAPAYDHAKYEYVWISTSRIKGSTDIMMDMACKLQKPNVALCHQMPFTTDQKGFAQTLEKTYFGGAFARYYLAFNILGLCCCTGMSYMFKKSALDELHGLNWFGKYLAEDFYLTHALHEKGHRLVMSSYPAQQNLAQSAVVGYKNRMVRWLRLRLNMMPLVSGFLEPMTECIPLGLYAAWAFYHFLGINPYIFFAVHFCLWLISDHLLLRLIQVKSKHGPLPFSKLQYTIVWILREVLAVWVFFVALISPRRIKWGKHTYKLSLGGHTELLNTHDKGKVKL
- the LOC128227773 gene encoding ceramide glucosyltransferase-like isoform X2 — translated: MGLYSLLDEQTWSYIVFFLGVIALVLYAMSTFFIIVSQIGGRFILFKKEDTALISDNVPGVSIIKPLMGIDPLLEINLESHFSISYPKFELLCCVQDDHDPAINLVYKLKEKYPKVDCSLFIGGKDGIINPMVHNMAPAYDHAKYEYVWISTSRIKGSTDIMMDMACKLQKPNVALCHQMPFTTDQKGFAQTLEKTYFGGAFARYYLAFNILGLCCCTGMSYMFKKSALDELHGLNWFGKYLAEDFYLTHALHEKGHRLVMSSYPAQQNLAQSAVVGYKNRMVRWLRLRLNMMPLVSGFLEPMTECIPLGLYAAWAFYHFLGINPYIFFAVHFCLWLISDHLLLRLIQHGPLPFSKLQYTIVWILREVLAVWVFFVALISPRRIKWGKHTYKLSLGGHTELLNTHDKGKVKL